The genome window CTTTGGCTAGGTATTTTACTTCCGATTGGCCACTCTCCATTAGATATTTTCTCTTTAATAAAATCGATTATTTGTTGATATTTTGGAGTTTTAATTTTCAATACCAATTCCGTTTACCTCCATTAAAATTCCCTTATCACTTAAGTGGTTGGTTTTTTTCTTTTTTAACTGGTTGCAGACATTTTAACAAATCTTAAATACTATGGGAAAGAAAAATAGAATTGGTTGGAAATTTTATCGAGGATGTGAACATATGCCGTATAAATTGAATATTAGGATAGTAGTGGCAAATTGTCTTATAATTTTTCTTTGGGGATCAGCTTTTACAGGGATTCGGGTCGGATTACAATCTTATACACCTGAGCACCTTGCCCTATTTAGAATGTTAGTGGGTTCCATATTACTCATAGGAATTGCTATTATTTTTAAAATGAAATTGCCTGAATTTAAAGATATTCCCATTATATTTTTGTTTGGATTTTTAGGCTTTACTGTATACCATTTGGCATTAAATATAGGAGAAAAGACAGTTAGTTCAGGAATTGCCAGTTTACTGGTCTCAACTACACCGGTTATTTGCGCTTTTTTAGCTGGTTGGTTTCTCCAGGAAAAATTCGGAATATCAAAATGGATTGGATCTATTATTAGCTTTTTTGGAGTAGCTTTGATTTCCTTAGGAACATGGGGTTTTGGAACTGGCAGTGGAATTTTATTTATTCTTATAGCATCAATATCAGAAAGTTTTTATTTTGTTTTTCAAACGCATTATATTAAGAAGTATGGTTTTTTCGCCTTTACTGTTTATACCATTATTGCTGGGACTATTTGTATGCTTTTTCTTCTCCCGGGTTTAGTAGGGGAAATTACAAATTCTTCATTAGAGTCCACTTTAAGCGTCATATATTTAGGGATATTCCCTACCATTATTCCGTATATAATATTAGCTTACTTAACTTTACGTGTTGGGTCCTCTGTAGCAACTAGTTCGCTTTATTTAACTCCAGCACTTTCATTTGTGATTGGGTGGTTTTGGCTTGGTGAAAAACCAACACAGGTATCTCTATTAGGGGGACTACTAATATTAGCAGGGGTATCGTTTATTCATCTTAATTTAGAAAAATTACAAATTAGATTTAATTTGAGAAGAAGGGGATTTCAAAAATAAGTAAAGGAAGTTAAGTGAATTTGTATAATAAAAATAATCTGATGTTGAATATATCTCTATTTAGAAATAGGAAGATATCCATAATAATTGAATTGAAAGGGAATTAGCCTGTTAAGAAATATACTTAAAGTAATGGGAGCTCGTTGAAGAAAACAACTTTGCAAACAAAACGATTGGATAATAAATCCAATCGTTTTGTTTGTTATCATATATTAGTTCATCTAGTATTTAAACTACAAGTTAATCCTCATCTATTCCATCCCTATGCCTTAGCAGCAAACGATTGTTTGCCGTATAAATTTTCCCTTTGGGACTTCACACCGATCTACTATTTCAAAACCTGCTTCACCCAGTATTCCATCTATATCTTCAGTCGTTACGATGACCATTTTTTTAGCAAAGCGACGGGCGCTTTGCAACATTGCAAATTTTTCCTCATCGGAAACAACGGAGCAAAGATTATATGGCATGTCGATAATTGCCACATCATACATTTCTGTTATGTCTCTGATATCCCTTAAAAATACAGGACCAGAAAGTCCAAAATGGGCGAGATTGTTCCGAATGCCCTTCATGACTAAGGGATTATAATCACTGCCTGTTATATTAACTCCCATCGATAAAGCCTCTACCAATACTGTCCCGATGCCACAGCATGGATCAATCACCTTCACTCCTCTTAATTCTGGA of Niallia circulans contains these proteins:
- a CDS encoding DMT family transporter — its product is MPYKLNIRIVVANCLIIFLWGSAFTGIRVGLQSYTPEHLALFRMLVGSILLIGIAIIFKMKLPEFKDIPIIFLFGFLGFTVYHLALNIGEKTVSSGIASLLVSTTPVICAFLAGWFLQEKFGISKWIGSIISFFGVALISLGTWGFGTGSGILFILIASISESFYFVFQTHYIKKYGFFAFTVYTIIAGTICMLFLLPGLVGEITNSSLESTLSVIYLGIFPTIIPYIILAYLTLRVGSSVATSSLYLTPALSFVIGWFWLGEKPTQVSLLGGLLILAGVSFIHLNLEKLQIRFNLRRRGFQK